From Mucilaginibacter rubeus, a single genomic window includes:
- a CDS encoding LysE family transporter, which produces MIFLTFFIGLIANFIGYIPPGNINLTLVQITINRGIKEAVRFITAFSAVEFFFTYFIMHAARWLSGQLKLGTIIDWIMVVLFGVMGYITWIHRNAPPKANYSEHASIKYGILLGFLNPMQVPFWMVTGTYLITHEWILDGRVALVIFSLGSAAGAFLCLFIYAKFAKYIQDKFALSNKLINTSIAVLFFAFAAYHVVKQIYLSFFKH; this is translated from the coding sequence ATGATATTTTTGACTTTTTTCATCGGGCTTATAGCCAATTTTATAGGCTATATACCACCCGGCAACATAAACCTAACTTTAGTACAGATCACTATAAACCGTGGCATTAAAGAAGCCGTACGCTTTATAACCGCGTTCTCGGCCGTTGAATTTTTCTTTACTTACTTTATTATGCATGCTGCCCGCTGGCTTTCCGGACAGTTGAAATTGGGTACCATTATCGACTGGATCATGGTAGTGCTGTTTGGTGTAATGGGATACATTACCTGGATCCATCGTAACGCGCCACCTAAGGCTAATTACTCTGAGCATGCCAGTATTAAATATGGTATTTTATTAGGCTTCTTAAACCCCATGCAGGTACCTTTCTGGATGGTGACCGGTACTTATCTCATTACGCACGAATGGATCCTTGACGGACGCGTAGCCCTGGTTATTTTCAGTTTGGGTTCGGCAGCAGGTGCCTTTTTGTGTCTGTTTATTTACGCCAAATTTGCCAAATACATACAAGATAAATTTGCGTTAAGCAATAAACTTATTAATACAAGCATAGCGGTATTATTTTTCGCCTTTGCAGCGTATCATGTTGTGAAGCAAATCTATCTGTCGTTTTTTAAGCATTAA
- a CDS encoding DUF3098 domain-containing protein, whose product MAQKFKPAAPVKPAAATASATTTGAAKATAPTQPVQFIFDKSNYRMLIISVAVVALGFVLMSGTTDIYSTTKIVIAPIVVLGGFALGFFAILKKPSAN is encoded by the coding sequence ATGGCACAAAAATTTAAACCAGCGGCTCCTGTAAAACCAGCAGCAGCAACAGCTTCGGCAACAACTACAGGTGCTGCAAAAGCTACCGCGCCAACGCAACCAGTGCAATTTATATTCGATAAAAGCAATTACCGTATGCTGATCATCAGCGTTGCGGTTGTAGCTTTGGGTTTTGTGCTAATGTCGGGTACAACTGATATTTACAGTACAACCAAAATAGTTATTGCTCCCATCGTAGTTTTGGGCGGCTTTGCTTTAGGTTTCTTCGCTATTCTTAAAAAGCCTTCGGCTAATTAA
- a CDS encoding undecaprenyl-diphosphate phosphatase, producing MNLIHVIILAIIEGITEFLPVSSTGHMIIASSVMGIAADPFVKLFTIAIQLGAILSVVILYWKRFLQSVNFYLKLFIAFIPAAVFGVLFSKKIDALLESVYVVGITLFVGGIILLFVDKWFNKPTVKQEKDISNLTAFKIGFFQCLAMIPGTSRSAATIVGGMTQKLNRTAAAEFSFFLAVPTMFAATAKKLYDFHKEGHIFTGEEIKLLAIGNVIAFIVAMLAIKTFITFLERKGFKIFGWYRIIVGAIIIGLMLSGHQLQNI from the coding sequence ATGAATCTCATCCATGTTATTATCCTTGCAATAATTGAAGGGATAACTGAATTTTTGCCCGTTTCATCGACAGGGCACATGATCATCGCCTCATCGGTAATGGGCATAGCCGCAGATCCGTTTGTTAAACTGTTTACTATTGCCATACAGCTGGGCGCTATTTTATCGGTAGTGATCCTGTATTGGAAAAGGTTTCTGCAGTCGGTTAATTTTTATTTAAAGCTGTTTATCGCTTTTATACCCGCAGCAGTATTTGGAGTATTATTCAGCAAAAAGATTGATGCATTGCTTGAAAGTGTTTATGTAGTTGGTATTACCCTTTTTGTAGGTGGTATCATTTTATTGTTTGTTGATAAGTGGTTTAATAAACCAACCGTTAAGCAAGAAAAAGATATCAGCAATTTAACAGCATTTAAAATTGGTTTTTTTCAATGTTTGGCTATGATTCCTGGTACATCTCGTTCGGCTGCTACAATTGTTGGTGGCATGACCCAAAAGCTAAACCGTACAGCTGCTGCCGAGTTTTCATTCTTTTTAGCTGTTCCTACTATGTTTGCCGCAACTGCTAAAAAATTGTATGACTTCCATAAAGAAGGCCACATATTTACCGGTGAAGAAATCAAATTACTGGCAATAGGCAACGTTATAGCATTTATTGTTGCCATGCTTGCCATAAAAACATTTATAACCTTTTTAGAACGTAAAGGCTTTAAAATATTCGGCTGGTACCGCATTATTGTTGGCGCCATAATTATTGGCTTGATGCTGAGCGGCCATCAGTTACAAAATATTTAA
- a CDS encoding bifunctional riboflavin kinase/FAD synthetase produces MRVYHNIDEFTAVNNAVVTIGTFDGVHIGHRKIISGIKELAASTGGETVILTFFPHPRMILHPEDESLKLITTIAEKAGLMEKLGVDHLIITPFSRDFSNQSAESYIRDVLVNKIGTKKIVIGYDHRFGKDRQGGFEDLQRLGPVYGFDVVEIPEQDINEVAISSTRIRNALLSGDIDLANAFLGYPFFITGNVVRGDQIGRQLGYPTANIVIEEKYKLVPCDGIFAVTVIIADQKYKGMAYIGSRPTVNGLTRNIEVNIFDFNQDIYNQTIRMEFHHYIRGDVKFSSLDGLKVQLAQDKVDVLNLDF; encoded by the coding sequence ATGAGGGTTTATCATAACATTGACGAATTTACAGCGGTAAACAATGCGGTAGTCACCATCGGCACATTTGATGGGGTACACATCGGGCACCGTAAAATTATATCAGGCATTAAGGAGCTGGCTGCAAGCACCGGCGGCGAAACCGTGATCCTTACTTTTTTCCCGCACCCGCGCATGATATTGCACCCGGAAGATGAAAGCCTTAAACTGATAACTACTATTGCCGAAAAGGCCGGACTTATGGAAAAGCTTGGGGTTGATCATTTGATCATTACTCCTTTTTCCAGGGATTTCTCCAATCAATCGGCCGAAAGCTATATCCGTGATGTGCTGGTAAACAAGATCGGTACAAAAAAAATAGTGATAGGTTACGACCACCGTTTTGGGAAAGACAGGCAGGGAGGTTTTGAAGACCTGCAACGCCTTGGCCCGGTTTATGGGTTTGACGTGGTAGAAATCCCCGAGCAGGATATCAATGAGGTGGCTATTAGTTCAACCCGCATTCGCAACGCTTTATTAAGCGGTGATATTGATCTGGCAAATGCCTTTTTAGGTTATCCATTCTTCATTACCGGAAATGTTGTCCGGGGCGACCAGATTGGTCGTCAGCTTGGTTATCCGACGGCCAATATCGTTATTGAAGAAAAATACAAGCTTGTTCCATGTGATGGCATTTTTGCCGTAACGGTCATCATTGCAGATCAGAAATATAAGGGAATGGCCTATATCGGCAGTCGCCCAACGGTTAATGGTCTTACCCGTAATATCGAAGTAAACATTTTTGATTTTAACCAGGACATCTATAACCAAACTATCCGCATGGAGTTTCACCATTATATCCGCGGCGATGTAAAGTTTTCATCACTTGACGGGCTGAAAGTACAGTTGGCGCAGGATAAGGTGGATGTATTAAACCTTGATTTTTAG
- a CDS encoding NAD(P)H-dependent glycerol-3-phosphate dehydrogenase: MGKKLNKITVVGGGSWATANIKMLIDNTTEKEIFWWMRNAEAVEHLQKFAHNPHYLSSVEIKLPEQNISTNLKPLIAAADIVLLNVPAAFLKEALKDITAADLKGKKIVSAIKGIVPDENLIIAEFLHQKYDISFDDFMVISGPCHAEEVALEKLSYLTIASGDTELASEFAGMINTRYIKTNISDDIYGTEYGAVLKNVYAIASGICHGVGYGDNFQAVLISNAIRELERFVAAVHPIDRDIKESAYLGDLLVTAYSQFSRNRTFGNMIGKGYTATSAQLEMNMVAEGYYAVNCLHEVNKQYGVSIPICEAVYAILYQKRSPVIEMRNLAEKLS; the protein is encoded by the coding sequence ATGGGCAAAAAATTAAACAAGATCACAGTTGTTGGAGGGGGAAGCTGGGCTACGGCCAATATTAAAATGCTTATCGACAACACTACCGAAAAAGAAATTTTTTGGTGGATGCGAAATGCCGAAGCTGTGGAACATCTGCAAAAGTTTGCGCACAACCCTCACTACTTAAGCTCGGTGGAGATCAAACTTCCTGAACAAAATATATCTACCAATCTGAAGCCGCTTATAGCGGCTGCGGATATTGTACTGCTCAATGTACCTGCCGCTTTTTTGAAAGAAGCGCTAAAAGATATTACCGCTGCCGATCTGAAGGGGAAAAAGATAGTATCGGCCATAAAAGGTATAGTGCCCGACGAAAACCTGATAATTGCCGAATTTCTTCATCAAAAATACGATATATCGTTTGATGACTTTATGGTGATCAGTGGTCCGTGCCATGCCGAAGAGGTTGCGCTTGAAAAATTATCGTACCTCACCATTGCTTCCGGCGATACCGAGCTGGCTTCGGAATTTGCCGGTATGATCAATACCCGGTATATCAAAACCAATATTTCTGATGATATCTACGGCACCGAATATGGCGCGGTATTAAAGAATGTTTATGCCATTGCCAGCGGTATTTGCCATGGCGTTGGCTACGGCGATAATTTCCAGGCAGTGCTGATATCAAACGCTATTCGTGAACTGGAACGTTTTGTGGCCGCTGTTCATCCTATTGACAGGGATATCAAAGAGTCAGCCTACCTTGGCGATTTGCTGGTTACCGCTTATTCGCAGTTTAGCCGCAACCGTACATTTGGTAATATGATAGGCAAAGGATATACCGCAACATCGGCACAACTGGAAATGAATATGGTTGCCGAAGGATACTATGCAGTAAATTGCCTACACGAGGTTAACAAGCAATATGGTGTAAGCATCCCTATTTGCGAGGCCGTTTATGCTATTTTGTATCAAAAACGCTCACCTGTGATAGAAATGAGAAATTTGGCCGAAAAATTGAGTTGA
- the truA gene encoding tRNA pseudouridine(38-40) synthase TruA has product MNINQRYFIELAYNGTAYHGWQVQQNAVSVQELLNKALSTILRQPIEATGCGRTDTGVHAKEFFAHFDVGGNGSSFIDHGKADGYEPSTINHEQVVRGLNALLPYDIAIKNVIPVHADAHARFDATARSYQYHIHFNKDPFLHGYSWQLRDVPNLDLMNQAAAIMMEYIDFSCFSKSNTQVKTNNCKITRAEWVKTDNGIVFHITADRFLRNMVRAIVGTLMMIGREELKPEAIREIIESKNRSNAGTSVPACGLYLTEVKYPYSLSPLTP; this is encoded by the coding sequence GTGAACATCAATCAGCGTTATTTTATTGAACTGGCTTATAATGGTACTGCCTATCACGGCTGGCAGGTACAGCAAAATGCCGTAAGCGTGCAGGAACTGTTAAATAAAGCCTTAAGTACCATACTTCGCCAACCAATAGAAGCAACGGGCTGCGGCCGTACAGATACCGGGGTACATGCCAAAGAGTTTTTTGCGCATTTTGATGTTGGGGGTAATGGTTCATCGTTCATAGATCATGGTAAGGCCGATGGCTATGAACCATCAACTATTAACCATGAACAGGTGGTGAGGGGCCTAAACGCCTTGCTTCCTTACGATATCGCCATAAAAAATGTGATCCCTGTTCATGCCGATGCGCATGCCCGGTTTGATGCTACGGCACGGTCGTATCAGTATCATATCCATTTCAATAAAGATCCATTTTTACACGGATATTCATGGCAATTGCGCGATGTACCAAATCTTGATTTGATGAACCAGGCGGCGGCTATCATGATGGAGTATATTGATTTTAGCTGTTTCAGTAAATCAAACACCCAGGTTAAAACCAATAACTGTAAAATAACCCGGGCCGAATGGGTGAAAACGGATAACGGCATAGTTTTCCATATCACTGCCGACAGGTTTTTGCGCAACATGGTTCGTGCTATTGTAGGTACCTTAATGATGATTGGCCGCGAAGAATTGAAACCGGAAGCTATCCGCGAGATTATTGAAAGTAAAAACCGTTCAAACGCCGGTACAAGCGTACCCGCCTGCGGGCTGTATTTGACGGAGGTTAAATATCCGTACTCCTTAAGCCCCCTAACCCCCTGA
- the truB gene encoding tRNA pseudouridine(55) synthase TruB: protein MKNTYTKIEEFAEGQLLLVNKPYQWTSFDVVGKLRNSFKPLKLKVGHAGTLDPLATGLLIICTGKMTKQIDTFQAEEKEYTGTMVLGATTPSYDMETESDKSFDISQLTEEMLRNNCGQFIGDIQQYPPAHSAIKVDGERLYEKARRGEEVELKLRNVTITEFELTRVELPEIDFRVVCSKGTYIRSLVNDFGAALNNGAYLSKLRRTRSGNFRIEDAWEVMELVNTVRELKTSDTHAAR, encoded by the coding sequence TTGAAGAATACGTACACTAAAATAGAGGAATTTGCTGAAGGTCAGCTTTTACTGGTTAACAAACCTTATCAATGGACAAGCTTTGATGTGGTTGGCAAACTCCGCAATTCATTTAAACCGCTAAAATTAAAGGTTGGTCACGCGGGTACGCTTGATCCGCTGGCTACCGGTCTGCTGATCATCTGCACAGGTAAAATGACCAAGCAGATAGATACCTTTCAGGCCGAAGAAAAGGAATATACCGGTACAATGGTATTAGGCGCTACAACGCCCTCGTATGATATGGAAACCGAGTCTGACAAAAGTTTTGACATTAGCCAACTCACCGAAGAAATGCTCCGTAATAACTGCGGACAGTTCATAGGCGATATACAGCAATATCCTCCGGCACATTCAGCCATAAAAGTTGATGGCGAGCGTTTATATGAAAAAGCGCGCCGGGGCGAGGAAGTGGAGTTGAAGTTGCGCAACGTAACTATAACCGAATTTGAATTAACCCGAGTTGAGTTGCCCGAGATTGATTTCAGGGTGGTGTGCAGCAAGGGTACTTATATCCGGTCGCTGGTGAATGATTTTGGAGCTGCCTTGAATAATGGGGCTTACCTGTCAAAATTAAGACGTACACGAAGCGGCAACTTCAGGATTGAGGATGCCTGGGAAGTGATGGAGCTGGTAAATACCGTTAGGGAATTGAAGACATCAGATACGCACGCGGCACGGTAA
- a CDS encoding cell division protein FtsX, which translates to MEEFEASASSKKTKTIYISTVFGIAMVLLMVGLLGLILVYAKNISSYVKENIVLNIFVDDAAHESDVLQLQKQLDGNVMVKQTQYVSKELAARNLQKDLGEDFVKFLGYNPLSQSVDVYLKADYANNKDIEKFKAELLKNPLIKEVKYQQSLVDQMNQNVTTISLIILTFAGIFVVLSVALINNTIRLAIYSQRFLIKSMQLVGATKGFIRKPFLLYGIWHGLLGGLIAIILLIGTLYVAYDNVPDLVFLQNYTEFGIVFLGVVGLGIFISGFSTFLAVNKFLRLKIYDLYR; encoded by the coding sequence ATGGAAGAATTTGAAGCAAGCGCATCCTCTAAAAAAACAAAAACCATCTACATTTCAACTGTATTTGGTATTGCCATGGTGCTGTTAATGGTAGGATTGCTGGGGTTAATACTGGTATACGCTAAAAATATTTCGAGCTATGTTAAGGAAAACATCGTACTTAATATTTTTGTTGATGATGCCGCCCACGAAAGCGATGTATTACAGCTTCAAAAACAACTGGATGGCAACGTAATGGTAAAACAAACCCAATACGTGAGTAAAGAACTTGCCGCCCGTAACCTGCAAAAAGACCTTGGCGAAGACTTTGTAAAGTTTTTAGGTTATAATCCATTATCACAATCTGTTGATGTTTATCTGAAAGCTGACTATGCCAACAATAAGGATATAGAGAAATTTAAAGCCGAACTGCTGAAAAATCCGCTGATAAAAGAGGTTAAATACCAGCAATCATTGGTAGATCAGATGAACCAGAATGTGACTACCATCAGCTTGATCATCCTTACCTTCGCAGGTATTTTTGTGGTGCTTTCGGTAGCGTTGATCAACAATACTATCAGACTGGCTATTTATTCGCAGCGTTTCCTTATCAAATCAATGCAGTTGGTTGGGGCAACAAAAGGGTTTATCCGTAAGCCTTTTTTACTATATGGTATCTGGCATGGTTTACTTGGCGGGTTAATTGCTATTATCCTGCTGATAGGTACCCTATATGTTGCTTATGATAATGTGCCCGACCTGGTGTTTTTACAAAACTATACCGAGTTTGGTATTGTGTTTTTAGGTGTTGTTGGTCTGGGTATTTTTATATCGGGCTTTAGTACCTTTTTAGCTGTTAACAAGTTTTTACGTTTAAAAATATACGATCTGTACAGATAG
- a CDS encoding DEAD/DEAH box helicase, whose translation MNNPFIELGIRHDIVNAISELGFENPTPIQEQSIPVLLTGSNDFVGLAQTGTGKTAAFGLPLLELLDFEENHPQALVLCPTRELCLQIANDIKNYAKKMNNVHVVAVYGGASIMDQLRQIKRGVQIVVATPGRMLDIINRKAIDFSAVKYVVLDEADEMLNMGFQEDIDSILSTTPEEKKTWLFSATMPAEVRRIAKKYMDNPFELTMGAKNTGNANIEHEYYIVRARDKYAAFKRIVDFNPDIFGIVFCRTKIETQEIAESLIKDGYNADSLHGDLSQQQRDKVMKRYRERSLQLLIATDVAARGIDVNDVTHVINYSLPDEIENYTHRSGRTARAGKTGVSISIVNAKELGKIRQIERVIGKKFVKAEIPTGFDVCEKQLFSIVHKVHNVTVNEEQIEQYLPRIYDEFKDFTKEDFIKRFASIEFNRFLDYYKNAPDLNASIEEGRNRFEDRGERGNGVRGNFTRLFINLGSVDEFNRGDLLGYICNTTKISGRTVGKIDVKGVYSFFEVQNEDVDKVMSSFKEAEYKGRPVRIEISGEGTSERREGGYRGGERREGGGYRGGERREGGYRGGERREGGGYRGNERREHNGGGFRDFSGKPREDRPERRRRF comes from the coding sequence ATGAACAACCCATTTATTGAACTGGGAATCCGTCATGATATTGTTAATGCCATCTCTGAATTAGGATTTGAGAATCCTACACCAATCCAGGAGCAGTCAATCCCGGTATTGTTAACAGGCAGCAACGATTTTGTCGGATTAGCCCAAACCGGGACCGGAAAAACTGCTGCCTTTGGCCTACCATTGTTGGAACTGCTTGATTTCGAAGAAAATCATCCACAGGCACTTGTTTTATGCCCAACACGCGAACTTTGTTTACAGATCGCGAACGACATTAAGAATTACGCCAAAAAAATGAACAACGTACATGTTGTTGCAGTTTATGGTGGTGCAAGCATTATGGATCAGTTACGCCAGATCAAACGCGGCGTACAGATCGTAGTTGCTACACCAGGTCGTATGCTTGATATCATAAACCGTAAGGCTATAGACTTTTCGGCTGTGAAGTATGTAGTATTGGATGAGGCTGATGAAATGCTCAACATGGGCTTTCAGGAAGACATTGATAGTATCTTATCTACCACACCCGAAGAGAAAAAAACCTGGCTATTCTCGGCCACCATGCCTGCAGAAGTTAGGCGGATCGCCAAAAAGTACATGGACAATCCGTTTGAGCTTACTATGGGCGCAAAAAACACTGGTAATGCCAATATCGAGCATGAGTACTATATAGTACGTGCCCGTGACAAGTATGCCGCGTTTAAACGTATTGTTGACTTTAACCCTGATATTTTTGGTATCGTATTTTGCCGTACTAAAATTGAAACCCAGGAAATTGCTGAGTCACTGATTAAAGATGGCTATAATGCCGATTCATTACACGGTGACCTGTCACAGCAACAACGCGATAAAGTGATGAAACGCTACCGTGAGCGCAGCCTGCAGTTGTTAATTGCTACTGACGTTGCAGCACGTGGTATCGACGTTAATGACGTAACACACGTTATTAACTATTCACTACCTGATGAAATTGAAAACTACACCCACCGTAGCGGCCGTACAGCCCGTGCAGGTAAAACAGGTGTATCAATCTCTATCGTTAACGCTAAAGAATTAGGCAAAATCCGTCAGATTGAGCGTGTTATTGGTAAAAAGTTTGTAAAAGCCGAAATCCCAACAGGTTTTGATGTTTGCGAAAAACAATTGTTCTCTATCGTTCACAAAGTACATAATGTAACTGTTAACGAAGAGCAGATTGAGCAATACCTGCCACGTATTTATGACGAATTTAAAGACTTCACTAAGGAAGATTTCATTAAACGTTTTGCTTCAATTGAGTTTAACCGTTTCCTTGATTATTACAAAAACGCTCCTGACCTGAATGCCAGCATCGAAGAAGGCCGTAACAGGTTTGAAGATCGTGGCGAACGCGGTAACGGCGTACGTGGCAACTTTACCCGTTTATTTATAAACTTAGGTTCGGTTGACGAGTTTAACCGTGGCGATTTGTTAGGTTACATCTGCAACACTACCAAAATCAGCGGCCGTACCGTAGGCAAAATCGACGTTAAGGGTGTGTACTCCTTCTTTGAAGTTCAGAACGAAGATGTTGATAAAGTGATGAGCAGCTTCAAAGAAGCAGAATACAAAGGTCGCCCGGTAAGGATCGAGATTTCAGGCGAAGGCACAAGCGAGCGCCGTGAAGGCGGATATCGTGGTGGCGAACGCCGCGAAGGTGGTGGTTACCGTGGTGGCGAGCGTCGTGAAGGCGGATACCGTGGTGGCGAACGTCGTGAAGGCGGTGGTTACCGTGGCAACGAGCGTCGCGAACACAATGGTGGCGGTTTCCGTGATTTTTCAGGCAAGCCCCGCGAAGATCGTCCGGAACGCAGAAGGAGATTTTAA
- a CDS encoding DUF4293 domain-containing protein — protein MLQRIQSIYLLFASLVLFGLFFFPLAHNVYINDKPSSIMVTGIYQDVNGAQQHTQTFVALTAITAIVALVPLVIIFLYKNRKQQIAFCYSAILVLIGYSFWMAQTVKGVAGSITLDTHTMGIGLFLTSLSIILIIFAQKSIQKDEKLVKSADRLR, from the coding sequence ATGCTTCAACGCATCCAAAGCATTTACCTTTTGTTCGCCAGCCTTGTGCTGTTTGGCCTTTTCTTTTTCCCGCTTGCCCACAACGTTTATATTAATGATAAGCCGTCAAGCATTATGGTTACCGGTATTTACCAGGATGTTAATGGCGCGCAGCAACATACCCAAACTTTTGTGGCCCTTACTGCCATAACCGCTATTGTGGCCCTCGTTCCGTTAGTTATTATCTTTTTATATAAAAACCGCAAGCAGCAAATAGCATTTTGCTACAGTGCTATACTTGTGCTTATTGGTTATAGCTTTTGGATGGCGCAAACTGTTAAAGGTGTGGCCGGCAGCATTACACTCGACACCCACACCATGGGTATTGGCCTGTTCCTTACCTCGTTAAGTATCATACTCATCATTTTTGCGCAAAAAAGCATTCAAAAAGATGAGAAACTGGTAAAATCGGCCGACAGGTTGAGGTAA
- a CDS encoding ABC transporter ATP-binding protein — MHYVKPYNKTFVIATFLTIFIAVNALIQPILIQRTLDVNILNDDYNGLVFMVELMIGQLIIQTIAQYYQTYSTNALGQYVIRDLRIDIFNHITSLRLKYFDRTPIGMLITRTVSDLETIADIFSEGLISIMGDMLLVVAVIGYMLWQDWKLALITLIPMPFLFASTYVFKEAIKSSFQEVRTQVARLNTFLAEHISGISVIQIFAREDQEMRKFKAVNEKYRDANIRSNWYYSIFFPVVEILFAICMGLLVWYGCKRMLSDSQMATITASGKGITPGLITSFIVLLNMLFRPIRQLADKFNTLQMGMVGADRIFKVLDTDEVVENKGTLTTGRLQGDISFDKVWFAYNDENWVLKNISFHIKPGETLALVGATGAGKSSTINILNRFYEIGQGCVKVDGHDIHDFDINYLRSQIATVIQDVFLFSDTIANNISLNNQAITREQIIAAAKDVGAHDFIERLPGGYDYNVMERGSTLSAGQSQLISFIRALVYNPAILVLDEATSSVDTETEILIQNAINKLMEGRTAIVIAHRLSTIQNADRIIVLDHGEIMEMGTHQELLKIENGHYRKLYDLQFNSAGIAR; from the coding sequence ATGCATTATGTTAAGCCTTACAACAAAACATTTGTTATAGCCACCTTCCTTACTATTTTCATAGCGGTCAACGCTTTGATACAACCAATTCTGATTCAGCGTACACTGGATGTTAACATCCTGAATGATGACTATAACGGCCTGGTTTTTATGGTTGAGCTCATGATAGGCCAGCTTATTATTCAAACCATTGCCCAGTATTATCAAACCTATTCCACCAACGCGCTGGGGCAGTACGTTATCCGCGATTTGAGGATTGATATCTTTAATCATATTACCAGTTTAAGATTAAAATACTTCGACCGGACACCTATCGGGATGCTGATTACCCGTACGGTATCCGATCTGGAAACCATTGCCGATATTTTTTCGGAAGGGTTAATCTCTATCATGGGCGATATGCTGCTGGTGGTTGCCGTAATTGGCTACATGCTTTGGCAGGACTGGAAACTGGCGCTGATCACCCTCATCCCGATGCCGTTCCTGTTTGCTTCAACTTATGTATTTAAGGAGGCCATCAAATCATCGTTCCAGGAGGTGCGTACACAGGTAGCGAGGCTCAATACCTTTTTGGCCGAGCATATTTCGGGTATCAGCGTGATCCAGATCTTCGCCCGTGAAGACCAGGAAATGCGCAAGTTTAAAGCGGTGAACGAAAAATACCGCGACGCCAATATCCGCTCGAACTGGTACTATTCGATATTTTTTCCGGTAGTGGAAATTCTGTTTGCCATATGTATGGGCCTGCTGGTTTGGTATGGTTGTAAACGGATGCTGTCTGATAGCCAGATGGCAACTATCACCGCATCGGGTAAAGGTATTACTCCAGGCCTGATCACCAGTTTTATTGTGCTGCTTAATATGTTGTTCAGGCCTATCCGCCAGTTGGCCGATAAATTTAATACCCTGCAAATGGGTATGGTAGGTGCCGACAGGATCTTTAAAGTATTGGATACCGATGAGGTTGTTGAAAATAAAGGTACGCTTACCACAGGCAGGCTGCAGGGCGATATCAGCTTTGATAAAGTATGGTTTGCCTATAACGATGAAAACTGGGTGCTCAAAAACATCAGCTTCCACATTAAGCCAGGCGAAACATTAGCCCTGGTTGGTGCAACCGGTGCAGGTAAATCATCAACCATTAATATCCTGAACCGTTTTTACGAGATAGGGCAGGGTTGTGTTAAAGTTGACGGGCATGACATTCATGACTTTGATATAAATTATCTGCGCTCGCAGATTGCTACCGTAATACAGGATGTGTTTTTATTTAGCGATACCATTGCCAATAACATCAGCCTGAATAATCAGGCCATTACGCGTGAACAGATCATCGCCGCCGCCAAAGATGTTGGCGCACATGATTTTATTGAGCGCCTGCCCGGAGGGTATGATTATAATGTGATGGAACGCGGCTCTACGCTTTCGGCAGGGCAATCGCAGCTGATCTCGTTTATCCGTGCGCTGGTTTATAACCCGGCAATTTTGGTGCTTGACGAAGCTACCTCATCTGTTGATACCGAAACGGAGATCCTGATCCAGAATGCCATCAATAAATTAATGGAAGGCCGTACGGCTATCGTGATAGCCCACAGACTTTCAACCATTCAAAACGCCGACAGGATCATCGTGCTTGACCATGGCGAGATAATGGAAATGGGCACTCACCAGGAGCTGCTTAAAATTGAGAACGGCCATTACCGGAAGTTGTACGACTTGCAGTTTAATTCGGCGGGGATTGCGAGATAG